A window of Ranitomeya variabilis isolate aRanVar5 chromosome 2, aRanVar5.hap1, whole genome shotgun sequence contains these coding sequences:
- the LOC143809666 gene encoding uncharacterized protein LOC143809666 isoform X1 has protein sequence MDNERRRAQRDRVLRERRGINEEQVPLFALGRKDSILPDMDTDASEMASKRQNLEKMRKTKRHEILTEKRNMENLMESHSAAPAELQRAIIISLKKIGDLVTEIRRRNKDAILNKRRNISVELELDEVLQDTPRDVTSSRSESLETPNLQRAASQKRTIINGNDALRRSRTSAENISIPENKQLSDSPPKTPLDKEEPADGMDKTPHDTSDMPAQGLGDASVQISPQRELVHTDQPMDLYSLEFWEDLGKGSYGKVSLASDPVNEGLLAIKFMDKSSCKYIISTELEVLRMADGCPYLMSMRAFMETPTEYAIAMDYLAGGDLHHHMKDSMLFNTKTIRLFAAEMVCGLQYLHEHGVIHSDLKPDNILIQDTGHIKISDFGLSVINVSERDIVTEYFVGTLGYIAPEIMDEEGYNHRADSFAFGVILYMMSVGDYPFYSRGTLDEYHQSLYEDIPYFPPGMCINTMAIITGLLCKTPSARLAIKSSIRSHPFFHSIDWNDVECDRSEPPFPYYYVSKTHTDIHNVITTQ, from the exons ATGGATAATGAGAGAAGAAGAGCCCAAAGAGATCGGGTTCTGAGAGAGAGGAGAGGAATAAATGAAGAGCAGGTACCATTGTTCGCTTTAGGGCGAAAAGACTCTATACTACCGGACATGGACACTGACGCCTCAGAAATGGCGTCCAAACGTCAAAATCTGGAAAAAATGAGAAAGACCAAAAGACATGAAATCCTTACAGAGAAAAGGAATATGGAGAACCTCATGGAGTCTCACTCTGCAGCCCCCGCTGAGCTTCAGAGGGCCATTATAATCTCCTTGAAAAAAATTGGAGATCTGGTCACTGAAATACGGAGGAGGAACAAAGATGCCATCCTCAACAAGCGGAGAAACATCAGCGTAGAGTTAGAGCTGGACGAGGTTCTCCAAGATACACCGAGAGATGTCACATCCTCCAGATCTGAAAGTCTGGAGACACCAAACCTACAAAGAGCGGCATCCCAGAAGAGGACCATTATAAATGGGAATGATGCATTACGGAGGTCCAGGACATCAGCTGAGAACATCTCCATCCCAGAGAACAAACAGCTGAGTGATTCTCCACCTAAAACACCACTGGATAAAGAGGAACCAG CAGATGGAATGGATAAGACACCCCACGACACATCAGACATGCCGGCACAAGGCCTTGGTGATGCCAGTGTACAGATTTCTCCACAAAGAGAACTGGTCCACACAGACCAACCTATGGACCTTTACAGTCTCGAGTTCTGGGAAGATCTTGGAAAAGGAAGCTATGGAAAA GTCAGCTTGGCATCAGATCCGGTCAATGAAGGACTGCTGGCCATTAAGTTCATGGACAAGAGTTCTTGTAAGTACATCATCTCCACAGAACTAGAAGTCCTGAGAATGGCTGACGGATGCCCCTACCTAATGTCCATGCGGGCGTTTATGGAGACACCTACGGAGTATGCAATAGCCATGGACTATTTGGCCGGAGGAGACCTGCATCATCACATGAAAGATTCAATGCTGTTTAACACAAAGACAATAAG ACTCTTTGCGGCAGAGATGGTGTGTGGACTCCAATATCTGCATGAACACGGCGTCATACATAG TGACCTGAAGCCAGATAACATCCTCATCCAAGACACCGGACACATCAAAATCTCAGACTTTGGCCTATCAGTCATTAATGTGTCTGAGCGTGACATAGTGACGGAGTACTTTGTTGGCACTTTGGGTTACATTGCTCCTGAG ATAATGGACGAAGAAGGATACAACCATCGGGCAGACTCCTTTGCCTTTGGCGTCATCCTATATATGATGAGTGTAGGGGACTATCCATTTTACAGCAGAGGCACACTGGACGAATACCACCAGTCTCTGTACGAAGACATACCTTATTTTCCACCAGGGATGTGCATTAATACCATGGCCATCATAACAGGG CTTCTCTGCAAAACTCCATCTGCCCGATTGGCCATAAAATCATCTATCAGATCCCACCCGTTCTTCCACTCCATAGACTGGAATGATGTGGAGTGCGACAGATCCGAGCCACCATTCCCATATTACTATGTAAGTAAAACACATACAGACATCCATAATGTTATCACTACCCAGTAA
- the LOC143809666 gene encoding uncharacterized protein LOC143809666 isoform X2 yields MDNERRRAQRDRVLRERRGINEEQVPLFALGRKDSILPDMDTDASEMASKRQNLEKMRKTKRHEILTEKRNMENLMESHSAAPAELQRAIIISLKKIGDLVTEIRRRNKDAILNKRRNISVELELDEVLQDTPRDVTSSRSESLETPNLQRAASQKRTIINGNDALRRSRTSAENISIPENKQLSDSPPKTPLDKEEPDGMDKTPHDTSDMPAQGLGDASVQISPQRELVHTDQPMDLYSLEFWEDLGKGSYGKVSLASDPVNEGLLAIKFMDKSSCKYIISTELEVLRMADGCPYLMSMRAFMETPTEYAIAMDYLAGGDLHHHMKDSMLFNTKTIRLFAAEMVCGLQYLHEHGVIHSDLKPDNILIQDTGHIKISDFGLSVINVSERDIVTEYFVGTLGYIAPEIMDEEGYNHRADSFAFGVILYMMSVGDYPFYSRGTLDEYHQSLYEDIPYFPPGMCINTMAIITGLLCKTPSARLAIKSSIRSHPFFHSIDWNDVECDRSEPPFPYYYVSKTHTDIHNVITTQ; encoded by the exons ATGGATAATGAGAGAAGAAGAGCCCAAAGAGATCGGGTTCTGAGAGAGAGGAGAGGAATAAATGAAGAGCAGGTACCATTGTTCGCTTTAGGGCGAAAAGACTCTATACTACCGGACATGGACACTGACGCCTCAGAAATGGCGTCCAAACGTCAAAATCTGGAAAAAATGAGAAAGACCAAAAGACATGAAATCCTTACAGAGAAAAGGAATATGGAGAACCTCATGGAGTCTCACTCTGCAGCCCCCGCTGAGCTTCAGAGGGCCATTATAATCTCCTTGAAAAAAATTGGAGATCTGGTCACTGAAATACGGAGGAGGAACAAAGATGCCATCCTCAACAAGCGGAGAAACATCAGCGTAGAGTTAGAGCTGGACGAGGTTCTCCAAGATACACCGAGAGATGTCACATCCTCCAGATCTGAAAGTCTGGAGACACCAAACCTACAAAGAGCGGCATCCCAGAAGAGGACCATTATAAATGGGAATGATGCATTACGGAGGTCCAGGACATCAGCTGAGAACATCTCCATCCCAGAGAACAAACAGCTGAGTGATTCTCCACCTAAAACACCACTGGATAAAGAGGAACCAG ATGGAATGGATAAGACACCCCACGACACATCAGACATGCCGGCACAAGGCCTTGGTGATGCCAGTGTACAGATTTCTCCACAAAGAGAACTGGTCCACACAGACCAACCTATGGACCTTTACAGTCTCGAGTTCTGGGAAGATCTTGGAAAAGGAAGCTATGGAAAA GTCAGCTTGGCATCAGATCCGGTCAATGAAGGACTGCTGGCCATTAAGTTCATGGACAAGAGTTCTTGTAAGTACATCATCTCCACAGAACTAGAAGTCCTGAGAATGGCTGACGGATGCCCCTACCTAATGTCCATGCGGGCGTTTATGGAGACACCTACGGAGTATGCAATAGCCATGGACTATTTGGCCGGAGGAGACCTGCATCATCACATGAAAGATTCAATGCTGTTTAACACAAAGACAATAAG ACTCTTTGCGGCAGAGATGGTGTGTGGACTCCAATATCTGCATGAACACGGCGTCATACATAG TGACCTGAAGCCAGATAACATCCTCATCCAAGACACCGGACACATCAAAATCTCAGACTTTGGCCTATCAGTCATTAATGTGTCTGAGCGTGACATAGTGACGGAGTACTTTGTTGGCACTTTGGGTTACATTGCTCCTGAG ATAATGGACGAAGAAGGATACAACCATCGGGCAGACTCCTTTGCCTTTGGCGTCATCCTATATATGATGAGTGTAGGGGACTATCCATTTTACAGCAGAGGCACACTGGACGAATACCACCAGTCTCTGTACGAAGACATACCTTATTTTCCACCAGGGATGTGCATTAATACCATGGCCATCATAACAGGG CTTCTCTGCAAAACTCCATCTGCCCGATTGGCCATAAAATCATCTATCAGATCCCACCCGTTCTTCCACTCCATAGACTGGAATGATGTGGAGTGCGACAGATCCGAGCCACCATTCCCATATTACTATGTAAGTAAAACACATACAGACATCCATAATGTTATCACTACCCAGTAA